In Streptomyces sp. NBC_00704, a genomic segment contains:
- a CDS encoding LysR family transcriptional regulator: MERPELPLLQLHAFVVLAEELHFGHAAARLGIAQPPLSQQIRRLEDKVGHALFTRAPGRVALTPAGSELLPAARRALTDLSDGLTAARAVGSGRAGRLRIGFAASLALTILPGLLRTFRHQFPGVHLDIHEMTTAPQIAALHDQTIDIGLLREPPTDETELSFRTVLSEPFVAVLPSTHPLASQRTVEVAQLTDSPFVLLPRAVGPTLHDQIIGLCTAAGFTPQVVQHAVEWQTVCALVETGLGVSLAPASIRRIRLKGVAFRRIEPDTARTRVAVAWRENDRNPLVAHLLATISQSLPDRTW, encoded by the coding sequence ATGGAGCGCCCCGAACTCCCCCTGCTGCAGTTGCACGCCTTCGTCGTGCTCGCCGAGGAACTCCACTTCGGCCACGCGGCCGCCCGCCTGGGCATCGCCCAGCCACCGCTGAGCCAGCAGATCCGCCGCCTGGAGGACAAGGTCGGCCACGCGCTGTTCACCCGCGCCCCAGGGCGGGTCGCCCTCACCCCAGCCGGCAGCGAACTGCTGCCCGCCGCCCGGCGGGCACTCACCGACCTCTCGGACGGCCTGACCGCAGCCCGGGCCGTCGGCAGTGGCCGGGCCGGCCGCCTGCGGATCGGCTTCGCCGCCTCCCTCGCCCTGACGATCCTGCCCGGCCTGCTGCGCACCTTCCGTCACCAGTTCCCTGGCGTGCACCTGGACATCCACGAGATGACCACCGCTCCGCAGATCGCTGCCCTGCACGACCAGACCATCGACATCGGTCTGCTACGCGAACCCCCCACCGACGAGACAGAGCTCAGCTTCAGGACGGTACTCAGCGAGCCTTTCGTGGCCGTGCTGCCGTCTACCCATCCTCTGGCCAGCCAACGGACTGTAGAGGTTGCACAATTGACGGACTCGCCGTTCGTGCTGCTGCCCCGCGCGGTCGGCCCCACACTGCACGACCAGATCATCGGCCTGTGCACCGCAGCAGGGTTCACACCGCAGGTCGTCCAGCACGCCGTGGAGTGGCAGACCGTGTGCGCCCTCGTTGAAACCGGCCTGGGCGTCTCCCTGGCCCCGGCGAGCATCCGACGCATCCGCCTCAAAGGCGTCGCCTTCCGCAGGATCGAACCCGACACCGCCCGTACCCGAGTGGCCGTCGCCTGGCGCGAGAACGACCGTAATCCCCTGGTTGCACATCTACTGGCGACCATCAGCCAAAGTCTGCCGGACAGGACCTGGTGA
- a CDS encoding MerR family transcriptional regulator, protein MVSTETPATPLSIGDVAGQTGLSVHALRFYEREGLLVGPVQRTSGGRRRYSALDVDWLLICVKLRESGMPLADLKQFAELVRHGPGNETERLQLLEAHRRRVDAQIQALEECRSVITWKVGVYADHLARGKASGLWDPTT, encoded by the coding sequence ATGGTTAGCACCGAGACTCCTGCAACACCACTGAGCATCGGCGACGTGGCCGGGCAGACCGGACTCAGCGTCCACGCGCTGCGCTTCTACGAGCGTGAGGGACTGCTCGTCGGACCGGTCCAGCGAACCTCCGGAGGCCGGCGACGGTACAGCGCGCTCGATGTCGACTGGCTGCTGATCTGCGTCAAGCTACGGGAATCCGGGATGCCGCTGGCCGACCTCAAGCAGTTCGCCGAGCTGGTGCGGCACGGTCCGGGAAACGAGACGGAACGCCTGCAGCTTCTCGAAGCCCACCGGCGGCGCGTCGACGCACAGATCCAGGCCCTGGAGGAGTGCCGGTCCGTCATCACCTGGAAGGTCGGCGTCTACGCCGACCACCTCGCCCGCGGCAAGGCCTCAGGACTCTGGGACCCCACGACCTGA
- a CDS encoding SDR family NAD(P)-dependent oxidoreductase, translated as MTSIDQQPLGSPFSPASTAQDVTAGLDLSGTNAVVTGGYSGLGLETTRTLAAAGARVIVPARRPDVARAALANVKGCEVIPMDLTDLASVRAAAADIRDSLARLDLLMAVAGVMATPERRVGPGWEGQLTANHFGHFALACELYPLLAAADGARVVVNSSAGHTLSDIRWHDPHFRTGYDKWLAYGQAKTANALFAVHLDTLGCGDGVRAFSLHPGKIITGLQREMALQEQIDRGWVDEHGNVIATDFKTPAQGAATGLWAATSPLLADCGGLYLEDCDIAGISAPEASMDDGGVRAYAIDPDAAARLWDLSIAASGTAPITR; from the coding sequence ATGACCAGCATTGATCAGCAGCCGCTCGGCTCGCCCTTCTCCCCCGCCAGCACTGCCCAGGACGTCACCGCGGGCCTCGACCTGTCCGGCACGAACGCCGTGGTGACCGGGGGCTACTCCGGGCTCGGCCTGGAAACCACTCGTACCCTCGCGGCCGCCGGAGCCCGCGTCATCGTTCCGGCGCGCCGGCCTGACGTCGCGCGGGCCGCACTCGCGAATGTGAAGGGCTGCGAGGTCATCCCCATGGACCTGACCGACCTCGCCAGCGTGCGGGCCGCCGCCGCAGACATCCGCGACTCCCTGGCCAGGCTCGACCTGCTCATGGCCGTCGCCGGAGTCATGGCCACTCCCGAACGACGCGTGGGACCCGGCTGGGAGGGCCAGCTCACCGCCAACCACTTCGGGCACTTCGCCCTCGCCTGCGAGCTCTACCCGCTCCTGGCCGCCGCCGATGGTGCACGCGTCGTGGTCAACAGCTCCGCCGGCCACACCCTGAGCGACATCCGCTGGCACGACCCGCACTTCCGCACCGGCTACGACAAGTGGCTGGCCTACGGCCAGGCCAAGACCGCCAACGCCCTTTTCGCCGTACACCTCGACACGCTCGGGTGCGGCGACGGCGTCCGGGCCTTCTCGCTTCATCCAGGCAAGATCATCACCGGGCTGCAGCGGGAAATGGCACTCCAAGAACAGATCGACCGCGGGTGGGTGGACGAGCACGGCAACGTGATCGCCACCGACTTCAAGACCCCCGCCCAGGGCGCCGCCACCGGCTTGTGGGCCGCCACCTCCCCTCTCCTCGCCGACTGCGGCGGCCTCTACCTGGAGGACTGCGACATCGCCGGCATCTCCGCCCCCGAAGCGTCCATGGACGACGGCGGCGTCCGCGCCTACGCCATCGACCCCGATGCAGCCGCACGGCTGTGGGACCTGTCCATCGCCGCGTCCGGCACCGCCCCGATCACCCGATGA